The following is a genomic window from Bacillota bacterium.
AAGACAGAAGGCGACCCCGAAACCAAGCGGTGTCCGAGCGAAGAGCATCAGGGAAGCCGCGGCGATGGAGACGATCCGGCCGGCGATGAGGCTGACCTTCCGCCCGAACGGTCGGCGATCCAGCCGGTGGGGATCTCACCGAGCATCGAGGCGACGTGGAAGACGGTCTCGAGGAGACCGATCATGGCGAAGGAGAGCCCGCGGCCGCTCAGATAGACAACCCAGAAGGCCTCGCTGAAGCGCATCGAGAAGAGGACCATATAGAGGTAGCTGAGGGCGGGGTTGAGTCGCCCCGGACGAGCCGGGGGCACGGAACCCATGGGGGTTCACTCCCGGACAAGGCAGGCTGGCAGCCGGAACCTCTTGTCGTCAAACCTTTCTGATTCTATCGGAGGGGGGCCGGCCTGTCAATCCAGCTTTCCCCAGCTGTCTCCCGCCCCCTGGGTCCCGCCAGGTTCCCCCTACCCCCGCCAAGGAGGAGACGCCCGTGAAACCGACCCGTCTGCGCCCCGGCGATGTCATCGGCGTGGTCGCCCCTTCGGCCCCCGGCCCGGCCCGTTTCCCCCACCGCCTCGAGCGCGGCGTGGCCTTCCTGGAGTCCCAAGGCTATAACGTGACGGTGGCCCCGCACGTCTACGGACAGTATGGCCACGTCTCCGGCACGCCCGAGGAGCGTGCGGAGGACATCATCGAGATGTTCCGCGCCCAGGAGGTTCGGGCGATCATCGCCGCCATCGGCGGCGACCACTCCTGCCACCTACTCCCCCTCTTGGACTGGGCGGTCATCCGCCAGAACCCCAAGGTCTTCATGGGCTTCTCCGACGTCACCGTCCTCAACCTGGCCATCCATCATGAGACCGGCCTCATCACCTTCAACGGGCCGATGATCATGAGCGACCTGGGCGAGTTTCCTAAACCCCCGGGCTACACCGTGGACCACATGGCCCGGGCGATCGCCCGCCCAGAGCCCATCGGGGCCATCGCCCCCTCGACCGACTGGACCGAGGAGTTCCTGGATTGGGGTCAGAAGCTCGACCTGACCCGGCCGCGGGAGTTCCGGGCGTCGCCCGGCTGGACGTGGCTGAAAGAGGGCCGGGCCCATGGCCCGTTGGCGGGCGGCTGCTTCGAATCGCTCCAGCACCTGCGGGGGACGCCGTTCTGGCCAGACCTCGACGGGGCCATCCTCTTCCTCGAGACCTCCGAGGAGGCGCCGAGTCCGGCCTGGGTCGACGCCGCCCTGCAGGACCTGGAGAACATGGGCGTCTTCGGGCGGATCGCCGGACTTCTCTACGGCCGTCCCCTGGGCTACACGGCCGAGCAGCGGGACGAGTTGCGTTCGGTCCTCCTCGAACGGACCCGGCGCTATTCCTTCCCCATCGTCACCGATATGGATTTCGGCCACACCGCCCCCCAGATGACCCTGCCCATCGGGGCCCAGGCCGAGGTCGACACCAGAGAGCGGCGCTTCGCCGTCGTCGAGGCGGCGGTGATCTGATGCCGGGACAATTCGTGAGGCTCGAAACAAAAAAGCCCTGGGGCTCTGCCCCCAGGGCTTCTTCCATAATCGATCAGTCCGTTCCCGCCGGCCTACGCCCGCTCGATGTACTCCCCGCTGCGGGTGTCGACCTTGAGGAGGTCGCCGATGTTGATGAACAGCGGGACCTTGACGATGGCCCCGGTCTCGAGC
Proteins encoded in this region:
- a CDS encoding MFS transporter; its protein translation is MGSVPPARPGRLNPALSYLYMVLFSMRFSEAFWVVYLSGRGLSFAMIGLLETVFHVASMLGEIPTGWIADRSGGRSASSPAGSSPSPRLP
- a CDS encoding S66 peptidase family protein; amino-acid sequence: MKPTRLRPGDVIGVVAPSAPGPARFPHRLERGVAFLESQGYNVTVAPHVYGQYGHVSGTPEERAEDIIEMFRAQEVRAIIAAIGGDHSCHLLPLLDWAVIRQNPKVFMGFSDVTVLNLAIHHETGLITFNGPMIMSDLGEFPKPPGYTVDHMARAIARPEPIGAIAPSTDWTEEFLDWGQKLDLTRPREFRASPGWTWLKEGRAHGPLAGGCFESLQHLRGTPFWPDLDGAILFLETSEEAPSPAWVDAALQDLENMGVFGRIAGLLYGRPLGYTAEQRDELRSVLLERTRRYSFPIVTDMDFGHTAPQMTLPIGAQAEVDTRERRFAVVEAAVI